TGCAGCTTTACCTAGTAAGTCAATCACTTCCGAATCTATTTCTGTTGCGGCGTTTAGTTCCAAATACTGACACAGATTAAGTATCTGTTGATATATTTCCGCTTCACTGAGAAAAGTTAAAACTACTCTTTCGGCATCGGCTTCAGCATATTCAATATGACATTCGGTTCCAGTTGCGTGTCCTTCGGCACTATAAAGTAATTCTCTTTCTAATAAGGCATTGATTAACATCGACTTGCCCGCACTAAAAGCACCAGCAAAGACAATTTCAAATTTAGGAGCAATCGCTTTTCTTAGTGAAGCTTCTACAATTGATATGTTTTGAGGAAAATTTAACGCTGATTCTTGTTTGACTAAATCTAGTATGCAATCAACACACTCTCCTAAATTAGAGCATTCTGGATTGAATAAATTCATAAATAAAAAAAATTATCTTTACTTTATAATTCCCATTTAGCCAGTAAAAATTTACACTAACGCAACGATTTATAAGGAATAAAAATTTGCAAAACACAGTTATCAAGCTCTCTCAACTAGCTAAAGCTCAACGTAAGTCGTAGACTCAGCTTGCGCTTCCGCTTATCGGCTTTGCCGCACAGCCGAAGCTGTGCGGCAAAGCCGATCGCTCCCAAGTTTCTTTTTGTCTATAGCTTGCCGATGTTTTTTAGATGTTTGGGGGAATCTTGTGAATAGACAACTTCTCAGACATCTTGCTCATGACAACTTCAGACACTTCTCAAGTAATGTTTTGTACTGACGAACTGATGGGTGCTGCTAGAAATCGCTATCGCATTGTGGTTCAGGTAGCCATTTTGCATACGCAGATTCGCCATTTCCAAAGGGACGGCTCCAGCCATCCCAGAGCGAAGCTCTGGCAGCACGAAGCGTGCTGGTCGGATTGGCTACAGCCAATCGAGCCAAACGCCGCCGTTACGAAGACATGGACAATTACCAAAACGAATCGGTACATAAACCAGTCAATCGAGCAATTGTTGAAATGTCCGATGAGCTTACACAATCAGAAATTATCGGCGAGAACGAAGATTTTTCACCAAGAAGTTTTTAAAGACTGCTCTCAATTACTTTAAAACAAAATTACTAGCACAGATAAATAAATGGGCATTCTAATCATTAAGCAAGCACATTTAAAATATCGTTATTCATGCCCATGCCAAAATATTCAGTCAATCAACATCCTGTTCAAACATTACTTTCTTGGATTAGTTCAGGAGAAATTGCTATACCCGAAATTCAAAGACCGTTCGTCTGGAATAGCAGCCAAGTTCGCGACCTAATCGATTCTCTTTATCAAGGATATCCAGTAGGTTATCTGATTGCATGGCGTAATCCTACAGTTAAGTTAAAAGACGGAACTTCATCTAGTGGCAAAAGAATATTGATAGATGGGCAACAGCGTGTTACTGCTCTAATGGCTGCTGTTTTAGGAAAATATGTAATCAACAAAGACTACAGAAAAATACACATAACAATTGCTTTTCAGCCACAAGAAAGAAAATTTGAAGTTTCTAATACTGCTATCAGCAAAGACAAATCTTGGATTGTAGATATTGCCAGAGTTTTTGCTCATGATTTTAAAACTATCAAATTTGTCTATGATTATTGTCAAAAAAATGAAAATGCTGACCAAGACAAGATTTTTGAAAGTATCGAGCTATTAAAAGGGATAGCCAACAACCATATCGGTTTAATAGAACTTAATTCAGATTTAGATATTGAAACTATTACAGAAATATTTATACGTATTAACTCTCAAGGAAAGAGTTTAAGTCAAGCAGATTTTGCTATGTCCAAAATTGCTGCCAATGAAACTTATGAAGGTAATTTACTAAGAAAATGTATTGATTACTTTTGTCATCTGGCAGTTGCACCAGAATTTTACCAGCAACTAGCAGAAATAGATGTGGATTTTTYAGATACAGAATACTTTCAGAAAATGTCCTGGCTAAAATCCTTCAACGATAGTTTGTATGCTCCTTCATATACCGATATGTTGCGTGTAGCTTTTACTTCAGAGTTCAAGCGAGGAAGATTAGAAGATTTAGTAGCTTTACTCTCAGGTAGAAACTTTGAAACTAGAAGTTATGAAGAAGAAATAGCAGAATCATCTTTCAAGATGCTTGAGAAAGGCATTTTCAATTTTATGAATGAAACTAACTTCAAGCGTTTTATCATGATTATTCGCTCATCTGGATTTATCATCTCATCAATGATTCGTTCTAAAAATGCTCTTAACTTTTCTTATATCGTTTATTTAGTTCTAAAAGCACAAAAGATTGATTCAAGTCTAATAGAATCCTATGTTCGTAAATGGTTTGTCATGTCTATATTAACTGGAAGATATTCTGGCTCTCCAGAATCTACATTTGATCTGGACATAAAAAGAATCAATGAGTTTGGATTTCCAGAATACTTATCAAAAATCGAATCTGCTGATTTATCAGAGGCGTTTTGGAACTCATCGTTACCACAACAAATGAATACTTCTGTAGCTAGTAGTCCTTATTTCAAAGTTTTCCTGGCATCTCAAGTCAAAGCAAATGATAAAGGATTTTTATCAAAAGATATTACTGTAAGTGACCTTTTACTCCATAAAGGAGACATTCACCACATATTTCCCAAAAAATATCTTCAAAAACACGGCTTAACTCGCGGTCGATATAACCAGATTGCTAATTATGTAATGATGCAGAGTGAAATCAATATTTCTATTGGAGACAAACCCCCGTCTGAATATTTTTTACTCCTTTTAGAGCAAACCAAAGATGGTGCAACTAAGTTTGGTGGAATCAATAATATAGAGCAAATGAGCCATAATTTTTTAAGGCACTGTCTTCCTGATGGTATGGAAACCAAAACTATTGATAATTATAATAATTTTCTAGCCGAACGCCGTAAATTAATGGCAAACAAAATTAAATATTATTACTTTGAATTATAGCGAAAATATAATTCGCTCTTTTGATAATCAAATACTTTGTCCTGAGCCATGACATTAAACTAGCTCTATTTTCTTACCTATTTACTTAACTAATAAATCAATGTACCAATCAAAAATTAATGTGAGAAAATAGTTGTTATGAATGTGTTTTCGTCTACCGCAATAATTACGAATAAAACCAAACTAGCCATCGTAGCGCAATCGCTAACCTTTGCAACATATTTCATAAAGATTGAAAGTGACCGCCTCAGACAACCTAAAAAACACTTTAAATTTGGGAATAATAAGTAGGCAGAACTCACTTTCCCTATGAAAACACTAATTTTCATCTGTGCCTCACTTTTAATTTCCAACTTAATTTCTACGCCTATAATTGCTAGCCCGATAATAGAAAACGCCAAAGTTGTTAGCATTGGTGACGGAGATACCATTCGCATCGAGAAAAATTCGGAAGTTATTGCCATCAGATTGGGATGTATTGATGCTAGCGAGCTAGCCCAAAACCCTTATGGCAACGAAGCTAAAGCTCGTTTACAACAACTATTGCCTATCGGACAAACCGTAAGTTACCGAGCGATCGATACCGATCGCTATAACAGAACTGTAGCTGAAGTCTATCGGCAAAACCAGTCAATTAATTTAACTATGATTAAAGAAGGTCATGCTGTTGTTTATCATCAATATTTGGACGGTTGCAAGTCAACTAAAGATTCTTACCTAGCTGCTGAAAATAATGCCAAGCAGAAACGACTTAACTTCTGGAGTGCTTCGGAATTAGTTATGCCTTGGGACTTCAGAAAAGGCAGACGCAGTTCCAGCCAACCAACAGCTAATCAAAATAATGGTAGTAATTGCGATGCCAGCTACCCAGATGTCTGTATCCCAAACTATCCGCCAGATTTAAACTGCGGTGATATCAGCTTTCGACGCTTCAAGGTAGTAGGCAACGATCCTCATAACTTCGATCGCGACCGCGACGGAATTGGTTGCGAATCTAATTGACGCGAACAGAAAACAATTGTCAAGCGATCGGCTCTGCCGCTGCAATCATGCAATCGCCTTTAATTTCTGTTGAAGTAAATGGGAATAATAAAACCAATAGTTTTCAATTTTCTGAAACCAAACAAAATATGGAATCTTTGATTGCGTTTATCTTATTTGCATCTTTATTTTTTCTGATTTATATTTTTGTAAAAGAAATTAAAAAACAAAAAAAGACTAAGGCAAAGTATAAATTAGATACAGGATTAAATAAAAAACTTTTGACTATGTTAAGTGGCGATGAAAAAGCTGCTTTAAGGCTAATAAGGAATGTTCGCCAAAATAACCCTGGAAAAAGCTACATTTGGTATCAAGAAAAAGTAATTAGAGATTTAGAAAGAGATAGACGTTGTTGATATTTAACTTTGAATAAAGTTTTAATAAACAACAAGCTATTAGCGGAAGCGCAACGCAAGTTGTAGGCTCAGCCAGCCCCTTAATGTAGCTAATTGCATTTAAATACTCATACGACCAGTAGTAAATAATTGATAGCCACCGATAAAACTTGCCAACGATAGAACAAATTGCCATAAACTAGTAGGATTCAAAATAGCTCTACTGCTGGCAAAAATCAATAGAATTCCAATAGCTATTGCTATACCACTCAAAACTTTATCTCTGCTTGGAAGAGCAAAAAACATTAATATTCCTGTCGTCAAAAATAAAATAGAAGCATCAGCCGCTATTCCTCTCCACCAGTAAGGATACGGATTTGTCGAAAAATAAATATTTTGTCCTAAATAATAAATTCCCAGTAATAATAAAGCTAAACCTGTAAGTCTAATTAACAATCTCATATTTTTGTATATATAAAGTTCATAGTTATAGATTTCCCAAACTGTTTTGCAAAATAAACAAATGAGCAATTAAAAATGAGGATTTTTGATATAGACTGCGTAGCGTAGCCATGCCGTATGCGTTTGCAGAGCAAGTCATTAGACTCTGCATTCTCAAAGAGTAGGCTTATCGCTCTGTTTGCTTTAGCTTGATTATTACAAAAATATATTAGCAAGTGAATTAGTCTTTTTGTCCTCGATAAATAAACTTATGTAGTTATTTATCAAAACTATTCATATAATTGCAAATTTTAGTTAATAACGTACATTTTCTATTCTTCTCCTTAAGTTTTCGGTTTCTATACTAGTTGAATCAATATTCAAACCAGTTGCATCTACATTTATTTTGGTTGTATTTACTTCCAAGCCAAGTACTGCAACATTTAGACAACTTGTAAATCCAATATTTGTTGACGGAGAAATTTGATTTATCGTGGCATTAAATGAATTTTTTAATTGATTATACTCATTTGAAACAGTATTTTTTTGCAGAACAGTATTGTTGTACTTGTTAATTATTTCATTGTATCGATTTACGCTATTAGAATCATAAGCGTTATAGCCCGCTCTTCGTTGATGATTTAATTCATTTAAATTTTTGCTGATAATATTCATCTTTGCTTGCAAACCATACATATCTTGCAAAACTTTTACTGCTTTCTTTTCCAAAGGTGTAATAGCTGCGGCTCTACAAGAGCTTGGATTAGCGTTTGCCGAACTTATCGGTAAATAAATAGTTGATAAAGCAGCTAATACTAAAGTTGTTTTAATTGACATCATTTTAATTGATTTATATTTTTTATTAATAAATTTTGTTTATTTAAAAGTTTAAGCTCACTAACTATTTTTTCTTGAAAATAGTCAGGTGACAGCGATCTAGATCGTTTTACCAAATATTCTGTTTATGAAAATCTCGATTTATTCCGATTGTTTTTTCTGTTTAAAAAATTATTGTTATCGGTAATGACTTTTATCTTTGAAGCCACGACCCTTGAACTCTGTCATTAGAGAATCAACGAAATTTGCCTCAATCTGGCGTTTGGGGTTTACGATATCAATCCAAATCCACTTAGATGTTCTGCCTGAAGCTTGTTTACTTTTACCGCTAAATCCAAGAATGCTTTGTACTTCGCTTAAGGTTAAAGGATTTTCATGTCCGAAACTTCGAGGGTCGTTACGATAAAAATTTTCTTCCTTCAGAACTCTCCAATCTTCTTCGCTTAAGTAGCCGTATTTCCGAAATATTAAATGTTCGCAAGCAATACCGTTAGCATCATAATCAAGTTGATAGGCACGATATTTTAACAAATAATCTTGTGCCTCATCTTGATAGTTAAACTCACTACAACTCGTGTCATCCTCTAAAGCAAGATTGGTAGTATTTGAGGAAAAATCAAGCTCTCTGCCGTTCTGAACACGATTTTGCAATCTTTTCGTCGGTCGCTTCGACGATCCTGCTAGAGCGTTTAAATCTATACAGTTGTTACCAATTATCGCATAGCTATCGTAAGGACATTCTTGAGCTAAAGTTACCTTGTAGAGCCACAAATCAATACTCAAAAATACTACAGTAACTAACAATAGTCTTATTGACTTCATTACTATCTATCTATCCATGCTTTATTAGTTCGATCGTTACCCAATGAAATATGATTGTCTGTGATCGCAATTGCCGCTGCCAGAGGCAATCGCTCTACATGAATGACTTTTTAGGAATTTTGCCTTCATCTGTTTTTACTCGCTGTTTAAAATATAAACGTCCAAACCCATTTTTCCTCGACTACCTATTAATGAGCGAACCAATTAAAAGAAGAAGACGACGAGCCGCTAACTCAGATCCTTTTATTGAACTTCCTACCGAGTCATTATCACCACCACAAAACCTCGAACCAACTTCTGCTGATGTTCCGATAACGAACTCAGAACCTATCATCAAAGAAAAACAACAATTAGCTGTTTCAACTTTAGCCGTAGATAAGCAACGCTACATAGACCGCATTCGGAAAGAACTATTAGAAGATAGCTATCACTCAGACTTAGTTGAATCAGAATATTGGGATGGTTCTCACAATCGAACTTCTTCTGCGATCGAACCCGAATCTGAAGATTACTGGAATTTTCTTGGTAATTATGAGTAAATCGGTTATACGATAGCGCGAGTTACTGCGCTTTTTGTGCCTAAAGATTTTTATTAACAAAACAGAAAATAGGTTATAAAACGAGTCGTAAAACCTCGTCAGTAGCGAAGCGGAAGGCGGGGATATAAGACTCCGCGACGCAGGAGCGTTGATAAAAAATCAATAAAATAATTAATAAATCATCCCTGACACTCTTCAATATATCGTTTGACTGCTTGAGCAGATACATTTCCTGTTGTTCCCCAATAATAAGAACTTGCCCAAAGCTTAGGTTTGTCATGTAATTTTTTAAGCCAGTCGAATTCTTTTCTTAAATGCCTCGAACTATATCCTTTCATGATATTTACTGCTTGAGATGCTGATATTCTGGGGGGAATGGAAACAAATACATGGACATGATCCATGAGTGTTTTGTCTACTTCTATGGCAATTAAAGTCATGTCATTGTTTTCTATGGCTTCAACTATATATTTTTTAGTAGCAGTAATAATCTCATCATTCTTAAATATCTTTCGGCGTTTGAAAGGAATCCAAACAAAATGATGTCCAGATTGATATTTACAATGTCGCGTTGATGCGTAAGGCAAAGCCTTACTAGTCGTCGTTAGACGAGGATCTGAAGCTTCGCTTCTGCATTGCAAGGCATCTTGATTCATTAGATTAAAACTGCTACTATAATTGAGATGTAATAATTGTAAACCATCATGTTTTACGGTTGTCAACAAGACAGATTAAAGCTAGATAGTTTTGAGCAACGGGTAGTCGAATACCTGTGCCGTCAGGCTAACAGTCTTACTAATTGTGCTATCTATGCTCTTAAACGTGCTGCCAGACAATCTGGTCAAGTTGATTACAACTATTACGATTTGGACAAGCATCTGAAGCAAAATAAACATTACAAGTGTTTGTTTTCTCAGGTAGCACAACAAACTTTGATGTCTGTATGCGAATCTTTCAAGTCTCATTACGAAGTAATACAACTCTGGTATCGAGGCGAATTAGAAGATAAGCCAAAAATGCCTAGATATCGCAAATCAGGTGGGATGTCTGGATTCACCTATCCAGCGCAGCATCTAAGATTAAATGAAACTATTGAAACTGGGTTAATCAGACTTCCTTTGGGTGCTGAGATTGGTAAGTTAGAGGGGATAAAAGAAATCTATATTCCTGCTCCCAAAAACATTCACCCTGAAAAAATCAAGGAGGTAAGAATATTTCCTAGAAACCGATGTTTTTACGTCGAATGGGTATATCAAAGAAAAGAAAAACAGTATCAATTAGAATTTAAAAAAGCGTTAGGTATTGACCCAGGAGTCAAGAATTGGCTTACCTGCGTTTCTACTACTGGTGATTCATTCATCATTGATGGTAAAAGACCTAACTTTTGGAATCGTACTCTTAATCGTGAGGTAGCCAAGCACAATAAGGGGCAATCTGGAGATTGCCGACTTTCGCCATCAGGCGAAAGGCGATGCGCTCCACGCGCATGGAGTAAAAAACTTGCTTTAATGACTGAAAAGCGCAATCGCAGACTTTCTGATTACATCAACAAAATAGCTCGTACTATAGCTAATTACTGTATCGACAGTGGCATTGGAACAGTTGTAATGGGATGGAATCAAGGCATTAAGCAGAAAGCTAATCTAGGCAAACGTAATAACCAGAACTTCTATCAATTGCCTACTGCCAAATTAAAGGAACGGTTAAAAGTAGTGCTTACTGAAATCGGAGTCAATTTTGTAGAAGTCAACGAAGCTTACACTAGCAAAGCGTCGTTTTTTGATGGAGACTTCATTCCCAAATACGGAGAAAAACCAGATAATTGGAAGTCTTCAGGTAAAAGAATAGCTACTAAACTTTTCCGTACCGCTAAAGGTTGGCTCGTAAATGCAGATGCTCAGGCGAGTGCCAACATCCTAAAAGTGGCATCAATCCCAAGTGTAAACTTGGATGAGATAACCAGGGGCAGTGTGACCTGCCCTACTAGGCTAAACTTGTACCCAACAGTATCAGTTTAGCTCTAATAGAAGCCTCGCCCAAAACGTAGTGACGGGCGGGGAGAGTCACATTTGTACAATACCACAATTAATAAAATCCTTGGATTAGCTCAATCTCATGTTGTCAATTAGCATTAAATGATTATCCAAAAATATCTAAACTTACCCAAACTTACCCAAACTTTTTCTCAACAATTTTGTGTAAACATTTATTAAGGCACTAACTGCGGTATCTCTATTGTTTGGGGATGACAATACGCTTACCTTGTCACTGGAAGCATAACTTTTCGGCGAGTAGAAGCATAATATTTGAAAAGTTAAAAATATGAAAAAAACAAACAAAATTATAGGGAGCATCCCATTTCGGAAGAAAAACAAAAGAAGTAGAAAAATCGAAGCAATGAAGGTCAAACTGAAAGAGGACTTGAGTTATAAAGAAGGTCAATGACTCCATCAGAGAAAAAACGGATTCAAGAATGTGTCCAAGAACTATCAGAGATTCTGTATCGCAATACTCCATCGGACAAATGCGAAACCTTAGAGGAGATAGAAAAAACAGTTAGAGAACATTTCTTAGAATCAATTGGACCTGGGATGGCATTTTTTTTATCAAACAAAAGACTCAAACAAACATTGGAAAGGAGCGAACCATCAAAAGCTCGATAGGAAAATTACGTTTACGTCGCCGACAACTAGAAAAACTAGGTGTAGAGGCAAAAGCTCGCATCAGTCCTTTACTGCAAAAATGTTGTCTATGTTTGAGTGCCAATGAATCGTTCTCTCAAGCAGAGCAAGATTTGTTTCTACTAACAGGAATGAAAGTCGGGCATAGCACTTTACAAAGACAAGTCTACAAAGAAAAAGAGCATTTAGATTTCCCTGATAGTTCGATAGCCATAAATGAGGTGTGTCTCGACGGAGGCAAAGTTAGGTTGAGAACTCAAACTCTAGGCAAAAAAAGCGAATGGAAAGATTATCAAGCAGTACGTTTATCAGGAGTTTATTATGGAGCAACATTCCAAAGAAAGGAAGAGTTAGCTGCATGGGTCAATTCTCAAGTATTAACGAATCCCTTAGTCTGCTTAGGAGATGGTCATTCAGGAGTGTGGAATTTTTTTAGTCGAATTGCCAACACACAACAACGACATGAAATTTTAGATTGGTTTCATCTCAAAGAAAATTTATTCAAAGTTGGTGGTTCATTAAAACGTCTTCGACAGGGAGAAACTTTTTTATGGCAAGGAAAAGTCTCTCAAGCGCTCGCTTTATTTCAGCAAGAATGCCCTAGACGGGCGCGAAAGTTTTTAGCTTATATCGAAAAACACCGTCATCGTTTAGTTAATTACGAGTTGCTACAAACTGAGTATCATATTTCAATTGGTTCTGGAGCAGTTGAATCAGCCATCAAACAAATCGATCGCCGTCTGAAAATTTCAGGAGCGCAGTGGAATCCTACTTCGGTAACTCCAATGCTACGATTACGATGCGCTTATCTAAATGGACAAATTACTGCTTAGTCTATTTGCCAAAACGGGATGCTCCCGGATGCACAGTAACTGTGAAAGCGATCGAGTCAAATTCATAGCGTAGAAATAATGGAAAATTTCAGTCAATTAATAAGCGATCGCCTGATTCAAACCTGTAGTGTCTATAATTAGTTTCTTGACAATTAATTAATTCCAGACTGCCCGATATTACTTTTTTTCATTTGATAGTATTACTTTTAAAAATATTCTTTTTCCAAAATTTATGCTATAGTATTTATTTAACAAATTCTTTTGTAATTACTCTACGTTAATAATTTTCTAAGTTTAAAAAACTCAATTTGTTTACAATGTTTAATCAACTTAAATCTTTTTTAAAATTAGTTATTACAGTTCCTAGCTATTTACAGCTTTTTAAAGCTAATAAAAAGTTAATTGCCGATAAACATTATCTTATAACTATAAATAAAAATCTTGTTAAAAATAGCTACCATTTAATAAGTATAAATACAGAATTAGTCGAGCTTAATATAAAACTACTCGATCGAATATCTGAAGTCATAGACAACAGCTTAAAAATAATACAATTAAATGAACAATTACTGCTAGAAAGTCAGGCTTCAAAGCAAAATTATAACGATAGTTTTACCGAGATCGACAAAATTTTTAATTTTTCAGATTTGATTTATATTAAGCAGTTAGTTCGAGAAATTCCAGACATAAAACATGATTTTGTTAATTTATCACGCGCTATTCAAAATGGAAATATCGAGCGAATAAATGAGTCTCTTTGTACTATTAACGAAAAACAAAATCTGAAACATAATTAAATACTTATTTCTAAAATAGTTACTTTATCTGATACTGAAACATCCATTGAATTTACGTTGCTTACAGTTGTTTGAGCATCTTTACTTTTGTGAGGATCGTAAACTTTCGCCTGTTGTATATTGCTGCCAAAATTTAGGGTCAGGTTTTTAGCAGGTACATTAATATTGGAATTAGTATTGAGGTCGTAACTAGGCACTTCTTGCCATAAAGCTAGATAATATTGCCCATCTTGCTTTTGCAGC
This portion of the Myxosarcina sp. GI1 genome encodes:
- a CDS encoding DUF262 domain-containing protein, encoding MPMPKYSVNQHPVQTLLSWISSGEIAIPEIQRPFVWNSSQVRDLIDSLYQGYPVGYLIAWRNPTVKLKDGTSSSGKRILIDGQQRVTALMAAVLGKYVINKDYRKIHITIAFQPQERKFEVSNTAISKDKSWIVDIARVFAHDFKTIKFVYDYCQKNENADQDKIFESIELLKGIANNHIGLIELNSDLDIETITEIFIRINSQGKSLSQADFAMSKIAANETYEGNLLRKCIDYFCHLAVAPEFYQQLAEIDVDFXDTEYFQKMSWLKSFNDSLYAPSYTDMLRVAFTSEFKRGRLEDLVALLSGRNFETRSYEEEIAESSFKMLEKGIFNFMNETNFKRFIMIIRSSGFIISSMIRSKNALNFSYIVYLVLKAQKIDSSLIESYVRKWFVMSILTGRYSGSPESTFDLDIKRINEFGFPEYLSKIESADLSEAFWNSSLPQQMNTSVASSPYFKVFLASQVKANDKGFLSKDITVSDLLLHKGDIHHIFPKKYLQKHGLTRGRYNQIANYVMMQSEINISIGDKPPSEYFLLLLEQTKDGATKFGGINNIEQMSHNFLRHCLPDGMETKTIDNYNNFLAERRKLMANKIKYYYFEL
- a CDS encoding thermonuclease family protein, encoding MKTLIFICASLLISNLISTPIIASPIIENAKVVSIGDGDTIRIEKNSEVIAIRLGCIDASELAQNPYGNEAKARLQQLLPIGQTVSYRAIDTDRYNRTVAEVYRQNQSINLTMIKEGHAVVYHQYLDGCKSTKDSYLAAENNAKQKRLNFWSASELVMPWDFRKGRRSSSQPTANQNNGSNCDASYPDVCIPNYPPDLNCGDISFRRFKVVGNDPHNFDRDRDGIGCESN
- a CDS encoding excalibur calcium-binding domain-containing protein, with the protein product MKSIRLLLVTVVFLSIDLWLYKVTLAQECPYDSYAIIGNNCIDLNALAGSSKRPTKRLQNRVQNGRELDFSSNTTNLALEDDTSCSEFNYQDEAQDYLLKYRAYQLDYDANGIACEHLIFRKYGYLSEEDWRVLKEENFYRNDPRSFGHENPLTLSEVQSILGFSGKSKQASGRTSKWIWIDIVNPKRQIEANFVDSLMTEFKGRGFKDKSHYR
- the tnpA gene encoding IS200/IS605 family transposase, with translation MNQDALQCRSEASDPRLTTTSKALPYASTRHCKYQSGHHFVWIPFKRRKIFKNDEIITATKKYIVEAIENNDMTLIAIEVDKTLMDHVHVFVSIPPRISASQAVNIMKGYSSRHLRKEFDWLKKLHDKPKLWASSYYWGTTGNVSAQAVKRYIEECQG
- a CDS encoding RNA-guided endonuclease TnpB family protein, which produces MFYGCQQDRLKLDSFEQRVVEYLCRQANSLTNCAIYALKRAARQSGQVDYNYYDLDKHLKQNKHYKCLFSQVAQQTLMSVCESFKSHYEVIQLWYRGELEDKPKMPRYRKSGGMSGFTYPAQHLRLNETIETGLIRLPLGAEIGKLEGIKEIYIPAPKNIHPEKIKEVRIFPRNRCFYVEWVYQRKEKQYQLEFKKALGIDPGVKNWLTCVSTTGDSFIIDGKRPNFWNRTLNREVAKHNKGQSGDCRLSPSGERRCAPRAWSKKLALMTEKRNRRLSDYINKIARTIANYCIDSGIGTVVMGWNQGIKQKANLGKRNNQNFYQLPTAKLKERLKVVLTEIGVNFVEVNEAYTSKASFFDGDFIPKYGEKPDNWKSSGKRIATKLFRTAKGWLVNADAQASANILKVASIPSVNLDEITRGSVTCPTRLNLYPTVSV
- a CDS encoding ISKra4 family transposase (programmed frameshift), with the translated sequence MTPSEKKRIQECVQELSEILYRNTPSDKCETLEEIEKTVREHFLESIGPGMAFFFIKQKTQTNIGKERTIKSSIGKLRLRRRQLEKLGVEAKARISPLLQKCCLCLSANESFSQAEQDLFLLTGMKVGHSTLQRQVYKEKEHLDFPDSSIAINEVCLDGGKVRLRTQTLGKKSEWKDYQAVRLSGVYYGATFQRKEELAAWVNSQVLTNPLVCLGDGHSGVWNFFSRIANTQQRHEILDWFHLKENLFKVGGSLKRLRQGETFLWQGKVSQALALFQQECPRRARKFLAYIEKHRHRLVNYELLQTEYHISIGSGAVESAIKQIDRRLKISGAQWNPTSVTPMLRLRCAYLNGQITA